A region of Selenomonadales bacterium 4137-cl DNA encodes the following proteins:
- a CDS encoding efflux RND transporter periplasmic adaptor subunit, with product MKAIWQKIVKHKKWLLLAVVLAVAVKGGLAWQASSKAKAATNVQTAAAIRGDVTSLVSATGTIKPVNMVDVSSKITGLIKETKVEENDAVKAGQVLIVLDDSRLQAQVTQARERLANAQSNFERNSRLNKIGAVSDQQLDASRMEYKVAQANYDEAASQLADTVIRAPIDGVVIGKPIPAGQTVAQGLSNPMVILTVADLSKMQIETQVDESDIGKVAVGQKATFTVDAYPGKVFTGVVSSVSQKATIQQNVVYYGVIIDVDAGDRELKPTMTARVSVAVGESKNALTVPLAAVKTNKNQQYVVVMKNGQATNVNITTGLSSDDRVEITGGLTDGDQVVVSQSKPQKQQQRGGMMIR from the coding sequence ATGAAGGCAATTTGGCAGAAAATAGTCAAGCATAAAAAATGGCTGCTCCTCGCCGTCGTTCTGGCGGTGGCCGTCAAGGGCGGGCTGGCCTGGCAGGCCAGCAGCAAGGCCAAGGCGGCGACCAACGTCCAGACGGCGGCGGCGATCAGGGGCGACGTAACCTCGCTCGTATCGGCGACCGGCACCATCAAGCCGGTGAATATGGTGGACGTCAGTTCGAAGATCACCGGCCTTATCAAGGAAACGAAGGTGGAGGAGAACGACGCCGTCAAGGCCGGCCAGGTGCTGATCGTCCTCGACGACAGCCGCCTGCAGGCCCAGGTGACCCAGGCCCGCGAACGCCTGGCCAACGCCCAGTCCAACTTCGAGCGCAACAGCCGCCTCAACAAGATCGGCGCCGTTTCCGACCAGCAGCTAGACGCTTCCCGCATGGAGTACAAGGTGGCCCAGGCCAATTACGATGAGGCCGCTTCCCAGCTCGCCGACACCGTCATCCGCGCTCCGATCGACGGAGTGGTGATCGGCAAGCCTATCCCCGCCGGCCAGACGGTCGCCCAGGGTCTCTCGAACCCGATGGTCATCCTGACGGTGGCCGACCTGTCGAAGATGCAAATCGAGACCCAGGTGGACGAGAGCGATATCGGCAAGGTGGCTGTCGGCCAGAAGGCGACGTTCACGGTCGACGCGTACCCGGGCAAGGTTTTCACCGGCGTGGTGTCGAGCGTTTCCCAGAAGGCTACTATCCAGCAGAACGTCGTCTACTACGGCGTAATCATCGATGTCGACGCCGGCGACCGGGAACTCAAGCCCACCATGACAGCCAGGGTGTCAGTGGCGGTCGGCGAGAGCAAGAACGCCCTCACCGTGCCGCTGGCGGCCGTGAAGACCAACAAGAACCAACAGTATGTGGTCGTGATGAAGAACGGCCAGGCGACGAATGTCAATATAACCACCGGCCTGTCGAGCGACGACCGGGTGGAAATTACCGGCGGTCTCACGGACGGCGACCAGGTGGTCGTCTCCCAGTCCAAGCCCCAGAAGCAGCAGCAACGGGGCGGCATGATGATCCGCTGA
- a CDS encoding efflux RND transporter periplasmic adaptor subunit, giving the protein MLRTIGKRSGYAALVAAVLVATTVAGCGGKPARPAQAVAVKATQVIKRDTPVTYEYVGQVTAKNEVQIRAKVSGNIVGKMVSGGAAVTEGQPLFQIDRRQYETALLSARATLAQSEATLANSRLDTIRYRKLYDQQAIAKQAFDTQLSAEAQHAAVVDANRAKVQQAVNDLNDTLIVAPFSGRIGVQIPDIGSYVSAGSTVLATISTVDPVFVQFSMSETEYLKFTRIGKVSAAGEWGKDLTLLLSDGSKYPITGQIEQVDRGLSQETGTLTMKASFANPQKILIPGMFARIVAQGEMRTGALLVPERAVQEMLGKTFITVVAEGDKAESRPVKMGPKVGTMWIVEDGLAEGDRIVVEGFAKAPPGTPLKVSMIEPEPNGAAKPASKAKQ; this is encoded by the coding sequence ATGCTCAGAACTATCGGTAAGCGCAGCGGCTACGCCGCGCTGGTCGCCGCAGTGCTCGTTGCGACTACGGTCGCCGGCTGCGGCGGCAAGCCGGCGCGCCCGGCCCAGGCGGTGGCCGTCAAAGCGACCCAGGTCATCAAGCGGGATACCCCGGTTACATACGAGTACGTTGGTCAGGTGACCGCCAAAAACGAAGTGCAGATCCGGGCCAAGGTTTCCGGCAACATCGTCGGTAAGATGGTCAGCGGCGGCGCTGCCGTCACCGAAGGGCAGCCGCTTTTCCAGATCGACCGCCGCCAGTATGAAACCGCTCTGCTATCCGCCCGGGCCACCCTGGCCCAGTCGGAGGCGACCCTTGCCAATTCCCGCCTCGACACCATCCGCTACCGGAAACTGTACGACCAGCAGGCGATCGCCAAGCAGGCCTTCGATACCCAGCTGTCGGCCGAAGCCCAGCACGCGGCCGTCGTCGACGCTAACAGGGCCAAGGTCCAGCAGGCGGTCAACGACCTCAACGATACCCTCATCGTCGCTCCCTTCAGCGGACGTATTGGCGTCCAGATTCCGGACATCGGCAGCTACGTCTCGGCCGGCTCGACCGTTCTGGCGACCATTTCGACCGTCGATCCCGTATTCGTCCAGTTCAGCATGAGCGAGACGGAATACCTGAAATTCACCCGCATCGGCAAAGTCAGCGCCGCCGGCGAATGGGGCAAAGACCTCACCCTGCTATTAAGCGACGGCTCCAAGTACCCGATCACCGGCCAGATCGAGCAGGTTGACCGCGGCCTCAGCCAGGAGACGGGCACCCTCACCATGAAGGCGTCGTTCGCCAATCCGCAGAAAATCCTTATTCCCGGCATGTTCGCCCGCATCGTCGCCCAGGGTGAAATGCGCACCGGCGCGCTGCTCGTACCCGAACGGGCCGTGCAGGAGATGCTCGGCAAGACTTTCATCACCGTCGTCGCCGAGGGCGACAAGGCCGAATCGCGTCCGGTCAAGATGGGCCCGAAGGTCGGCACCATGTGGATCGTCGAGGATGGGCTCGCGGAAGGCGACCGGATTGTCGTCGAAGGCTTCGCCAAGGCGCCTCCGGGAACGCCCCTGAAAGTATCGATGATCGAGCCCGAGCCGAACGGCGCGGCCAAGCCCGCAAGCAAGGCCAAGCAATAG
- a CDS encoding TolC family protein codes for MPSRYKNRSAAALLAAVLMLNAPAALAAPQELALKDSIAAAVSNNPALKMADADKERAAWGVDEAAAGRWPTLSLGSTYSRQPDSGRAPASEGVSNSLRLNWQLYNGGRTAGLVDQAEEGLRSAALGVTKAEQQVRLDAAAAYFAVLQNKNLVAVNEESVENLRQHLKTAQAKFDVGLVAKADILRSEVELANAEQNLIKSKNSYELALASLKNVMSMDPAAEIALTDALKYEKYGKTLDESVAIARENRPEIQQAAAGVNMATSGVKVAESGNLPTVTFGASKGWNDSALPDSGGDWTVSLTANWNVFDAGVTKAKVRQADAGLSKAREQARQTEDAVELEVRQQYLSMQEAEKRLDTTEVAIAKAEEDLGIAREKYDAGVGTNIDVIDAQLALAQARTNYYQALYDFNVSKAKLTRAVGLPVE; via the coding sequence ATGCCGTCCCGTTACAAGAACCGATCCGCCGCAGCCCTGCTTGCCGCCGTTCTGATGCTGAACGCGCCGGCGGCGCTGGCTGCGCCCCAGGAGCTGGCCCTCAAGGACAGCATCGCCGCCGCCGTAAGCAATAACCCCGCCCTCAAGATGGCGGACGCCGACAAGGAGCGCGCCGCATGGGGAGTGGACGAGGCCGCGGCCGGCCGCTGGCCGACGTTGTCGCTCGGCAGCACCTACAGCCGCCAGCCGGACTCCGGCCGCGCGCCGGCCAGCGAAGGGGTGAGCAATAGCCTGAGGCTCAACTGGCAGCTGTATAACGGCGGCCGGACCGCCGGTCTGGTCGACCAGGCGGAGGAAGGCCTGAGAAGCGCCGCCCTCGGCGTGACCAAGGCCGAGCAACAGGTGAGGCTGGACGCCGCTGCGGCGTATTTCGCCGTCCTGCAGAACAAGAATCTCGTGGCGGTCAACGAGGAGTCGGTCGAGAATCTGCGACAGCATCTGAAAACCGCCCAGGCGAAGTTCGACGTCGGGCTGGTGGCCAAAGCTGACATTCTCCGCTCGGAGGTAGAGCTGGCCAACGCCGAGCAGAACCTTATCAAGAGCAAGAACAGCTACGAGCTGGCCCTCGCCAGCCTGAAGAACGTGATGAGCATGGATCCGGCCGCCGAGATCGCGCTCACGGACGCGCTTAAGTACGAGAAGTACGGGAAGACGCTCGACGAAAGCGTCGCCATTGCCCGTGAAAACCGGCCGGAGATCCAGCAGGCGGCAGCCGGGGTTAATATGGCGACAAGCGGCGTGAAGGTGGCCGAGAGCGGCAACCTGCCGACCGTGACCTTCGGCGCGTCCAAAGGCTGGAACGATTCCGCCCTGCCCGACAGCGGCGGCGACTGGACAGTGAGCCTGACCGCCAACTGGAACGTGTTCGACGCCGGGGTAACGAAGGCCAAGGTCCGCCAGGCCGATGCCGGGCTGAGCAAGGCCAGGGAGCAGGCCCGCCAGACGGAAGACGCCGTCGAGCTTGAGGTCCGCCAGCAGTACCTGTCGATGCAGGAGGCGGAAAAGCGGCTCGACACGACCGAGGTGGCGATCGCCAAGGCTGAAGAGGATCTCGGCATCGCTCGCGAGAAGTATGACGCCGGCGTGGGCACCAACATCGACGTCATCGATGCCCAGTTGGCCCTCGCGCAGGCCCGGACCAACTACTACCAGGCGCTGTACGATTTCAACGTCAGCAAGGCGAAACTGACCAGGGCCGTCGGCCTGCCGGTCGAGTAG
- a CDS encoding ABC transporter ATP-binding protein, translating into MTIALSDVRKTYQMGDTVVNALAGVDLVIGAGEFTAIMGPSGSGKSTMMNILGCLDRPTHGSYMLDGQEVATLGDDELAITRNKKIGFVFQSFNLLPRMDAHQNVALPLVYGGVAKAERNERAAKALAMVGLETRMHHLPNELSGGQRQRVAIARALVNEPTIIMADEPTGNLDTKSGNEVMEIFRNLNALGRTVILVTHEPDIAEHARRVVHVRDGLIVRDERKERPPC; encoded by the coding sequence TTGACGATAGCATTGTCGGATGTCAGAAAAACTTATCAGATGGGCGATACGGTGGTCAACGCCCTCGCCGGCGTCGATCTCGTCATCGGCGCGGGCGAGTTCACCGCCATCATGGGACCGTCCGGCTCGGGAAAGTCGACGATGATGAACATCCTCGGCTGCCTCGACCGGCCGACCCACGGCTCGTATATGCTGGACGGCCAGGAGGTCGCCACCCTCGGCGACGATGAGCTGGCCATCACCCGCAACAAGAAGATCGGCTTCGTGTTCCAGAGCTTCAACCTGCTGCCGCGCATGGATGCGCATCAGAACGTCGCCCTGCCGTTGGTGTACGGCGGGGTTGCCAAGGCGGAGCGGAACGAGCGGGCTGCCAAGGCGCTTGCCATGGTCGGGCTTGAGACGCGCATGCATCATTTGCCCAACGAACTGTCGGGCGGCCAGCGGCAGCGGGTGGCCATCGCCCGCGCCCTGGTGAACGAGCCGACGATCATCATGGCCGACGAGCCGACCGGCAACCTCGACACCAAGTCGGGCAACGAGGTTATGGAGATTTTCCGCAACCTCAACGCCCTCGGCCGCACCGTCATCCTCGTCACCCACGAACCCGATATCGCCGAGCATGCGCGCCGTGTGGTGCATGTCCGCGACGGCTTGATCGTGCGCGACGAACGGAAGGAGCGACCGCCATGCTGA
- a CDS encoding multidrug efflux RND transporter permease subunit produces MAKFFIDRPIFAIVLSVVITLGGLISAFNLPIAQYPQITPPQVSVSTSYQGANADVIEQTVAQVIEQQVNGVEDMIAMQSTSSDNGSYYSLSVKFQLGKNPDIATVQTQNRVAQANAALPSEVQQAGVTTFKASQDRALIFALYSPNATYDKTFLKNYGSLNFVDDLKRVKGVGEVSEFGSDFAMRIWLQPDKMAQLKVTSTDVATAIKQQNIQAPAGIVGQLPSNPNQEHQYSLRAKGRLTEPEEFARIVVRAQPDGSFIRVGDIAKVELGAKDYGFFSDMSGQPTAGFSVQLSPDANALETVANCIAVIENASLRFPNDMKYKVVFDSANYVRESMEEVAWTFGEAIALVLLVVFIFLKSWRATLIPMLAVPVSLIGTFGAFLLLGFSINTLTLFAMVLAIGLVVDDAIVVIEAVEHHMRYNGLSPRDATVRAMSEVQGPVVAIAFVLASVFIPVAFLGGTMGILYKQFALTVAVSMGLSAVVALSLTPALCALLLEPYDPNAHGGRIGLVLEKFNDWFDRMVERYGGVLAKLFPRARLGLVLIVVLLVLTGALFRVLPSSFVPDEDQGFIITSVSLPEAANMNRTREILNKVAANIQTQSGVETAMAITGFDLLSGGRKPNVGVIFTKLAPWGDRKATELQVDSQIQKIFMNNSNIPEATVLAFAPPALPGIGTTGGFTMMIEDRAGSTLDEMDKVSKEFVAAARKRPEIGMIYSSFNSNTPGYEFEVDREKALKLGVPVSDVFSALQAYFGGVQINDFNRFGRSYKVVMQSEPQFRTDVDALRFFYVRSSSGTMVPLNNLLKPKPVNAPSLIKRFNSYRAIQIGGNPAPGYSSGQALAALEQVAKETLPGGFAYEWADQSREEKISGSKAPLMFALSILFVFLCLAALYESWTVPFAVLLCVPTGVFGAFFFQYGRHLFNTHINNNIYMQIALIMLIGLAAKNAILIVEFAKVRVDKGMAFIPAAIEAAKIRLRPIVMTSLAFIIGCIPLAIASGAGAGARNAMGTAVVGGMFAATSFGIFLIPVLFVIVERSAEKFKDFKRRRREKKAAARGQSM; encoded by the coding sequence GTGGCTAAATTTTTTATCGACCGGCCGATCTTTGCGATCGTCTTGTCGGTCGTCATCACTCTGGGCGGCCTCATCTCCGCCTTCAACCTGCCAATCGCCCAGTATCCGCAGATAACGCCGCCGCAGGTCAGCGTCAGCACGTCCTATCAGGGCGCCAACGCCGACGTCATCGAGCAAACGGTCGCTCAGGTCATCGAGCAGCAGGTCAACGGCGTGGAAGACATGATCGCCATGCAGTCCACCAGCTCGGACAACGGCTCGTACTATTCGCTGAGCGTCAAATTCCAGCTCGGCAAAAACCCCGACATAGCCACCGTCCAGACCCAGAACCGGGTCGCCCAGGCCAACGCCGCCCTGCCCAGCGAAGTACAGCAGGCCGGAGTCACGACCTTCAAGGCGTCCCAGGACCGGGCGCTCATCTTCGCCCTTTACTCGCCCAACGCCACCTATGACAAGACCTTCCTGAAAAACTACGGCAGCCTCAACTTCGTCGACGACCTCAAACGCGTCAAAGGCGTGGGCGAGGTCAGCGAGTTCGGCTCCGACTTCGCGATGCGCATCTGGCTGCAGCCCGACAAGATGGCTCAGCTCAAGGTAACGTCAACTGACGTCGCCACCGCCATCAAGCAGCAGAACATCCAGGCCCCGGCCGGCATCGTCGGCCAGTTGCCCTCCAACCCCAACCAGGAGCATCAGTATAGTCTGCGGGCCAAAGGGCGTCTGACCGAGCCGGAGGAGTTCGCCCGCATCGTCGTCCGCGCCCAGCCCGACGGCTCGTTCATCCGCGTCGGCGACATCGCCAAAGTGGAGCTTGGCGCCAAGGACTACGGCTTCTTCTCCGACATGAGCGGCCAGCCCACGGCCGGCTTCTCCGTCCAGCTCAGCCCCGACGCCAACGCCCTCGAAACAGTCGCCAACTGCATCGCCGTTATCGAGAACGCCTCCTTGCGCTTCCCTAACGACATGAAGTATAAAGTAGTTTTCGACAGCGCCAACTATGTCCGCGAATCGATGGAAGAGGTGGCCTGGACCTTCGGCGAGGCAATCGCCCTCGTGCTGCTCGTCGTCTTCATCTTCCTCAAAAGCTGGCGGGCCACCCTCATCCCGATGCTGGCCGTGCCGGTATCGCTCATCGGCACCTTCGGAGCCTTCCTGCTCCTCGGCTTCTCCATCAATACCCTCACCTTGTTCGCCATGGTACTGGCCATCGGCCTCGTCGTCGACGACGCCATCGTCGTCATCGAGGCGGTCGAGCACCACATGCGCTATAACGGCTTAAGCCCGCGCGACGCCACCGTCAGGGCGATGAGCGAGGTGCAGGGGCCGGTTGTCGCCATCGCCTTCGTGCTGGCGTCCGTCTTCATCCCCGTCGCCTTCCTCGGCGGCACCATGGGCATCCTCTACAAGCAGTTCGCCCTCACCGTCGCCGTCTCCATGGGCCTGTCGGCCGTCGTTGCCCTGTCTCTCACCCCGGCGCTGTGCGCCCTGCTCCTCGAGCCTTACGACCCCAACGCCCACGGCGGCAGGATCGGCCTGGTGCTCGAGAAATTCAACGATTGGTTCGACAGGATGGTCGAGCGCTACGGCGGCGTCCTCGCCAAGCTTTTCCCCAGGGCGCGTCTGGGCCTGGTGCTCATCGTCGTGCTGCTCGTCCTCACCGGCGCCCTCTTCCGCGTGCTGCCCTCATCCTTCGTCCCCGACGAGGACCAGGGATTCATAATAACCAGCGTTTCCCTGCCGGAAGCGGCCAACATGAACCGCACCCGCGAGATTCTCAACAAGGTCGCCGCCAACATCCAGACCCAGTCTGGCGTCGAAACAGCTATGGCAATAACCGGCTTCGACCTCCTCAGCGGCGGCCGCAAGCCCAACGTCGGCGTCATCTTTACCAAGCTGGCTCCCTGGGGTGATCGCAAAGCAACCGAACTCCAGGTCGACAGCCAAATCCAGAAAATCTTCATGAACAACAGCAACATTCCCGAGGCCACCGTCCTTGCTTTTGCCCCGCCGGCGCTGCCCGGCATCGGCACTACCGGCGGCTTTACGATGATGATCGAGGATCGCGCCGGCTCGACCCTCGACGAGATGGATAAAGTCTCGAAGGAATTCGTCGCCGCCGCCCGCAAACGCCCCGAGATCGGCATGATATACTCCTCGTTCAACAGCAACACCCCCGGCTACGAGTTCGAGGTCGACCGCGAGAAGGCACTCAAGCTCGGCGTGCCGGTCAGCGACGTGTTCAGCGCCCTCCAGGCTTACTTCGGCGGCGTGCAGATCAACGACTTCAACCGCTTCGGCCGCTCCTACAAGGTCGTAATGCAGTCCGAGCCGCAGTTCAGGACCGACGTCGACGCCCTGCGCTTCTTCTACGTCCGCAGCAGCTCGGGCACGATGGTGCCGCTCAACAACCTGCTCAAGCCCAAGCCGGTTAACGCTCCCTCGCTCATCAAGCGTTTCAACAGCTACCGCGCCATCCAGATCGGCGGCAACCCCGCCCCCGGCTACAGCTCCGGCCAGGCGCTCGCCGCCCTCGAACAGGTAGCCAAGGAAACGCTGCCTGGCGGGTTCGCCTACGAATGGGCCGACCAGAGCCGCGAGGAAAAAATCTCCGGCAGCAAGGCGCCGCTGATGTTCGCCCTCTCCATCCTGTTCGTCTTCCTCTGCCTGGCGGCGCTGTACGAAAGCTGGACCGTGCCTTTCGCCGTCCTGCTGTGCGTGCCCACCGGCGTGTTTGGCGCCTTCTTCTTCCAGTACGGCCGCCACCTGTTCAACACCCACATCAACAACAACATCTACATGCAGATCGCCCTGATCATGCTCATCGGCCTGGCGGCCAAGAACGCCATCCTGATCGTCGAGTTCGCCAAGGTCAGGGTCGACAAAGGAATGGCCTTCATCCCCGCCGCCATCGAGGCCGCCAAGATCAGGCTGCGGCCGATCGTCATGACCTCGCTGGCCTTCATCATCGGCTGCATCCCGCTGGCCATCGCCAGCGGCGCCGGCGCCGGCGCCCGCAACGCCATGGGTACGGCGGTCGTCGGCGGCATGTTCGCCGCCACCTCGTTCGGCATCTTCCTCATCCCGGTGCTGTTCGTCATCGTCGAGCGCTCGGCGGAGAAATTCAAAGACTTCAAGCGCCGCAGGCGGGAAAAGAAAGCCGCCGCCAGAGGTCAAAGCATGTAA
- a CDS encoding ABC transporter permease, producing MLRESVAIAWNALVANKLRSILTMLGIIIGVGAVIAMISIGLGVRDKVQDSIASLGSNLIIVTPGASSAGGSRQAAGSGITLTYKDAQAIARSVGGVNYVAPSVSRGYQLVAGNQNWTTSVTGTTPEYLPVRNQEVASGSFFTGRDLDTRSRVAVIGQTVATNLFGDINPVGQTVRINKSPFTVIGVLASKGQSMGGGDQDDTVLIPLTTAQERLLGVTYIQAVSIQAASPEVIDQVQADIAALLRTRHGLQPDEGDDFTVRNLVSVMETASETTGTITLLLGNIAAISLLVGGIGIMNIMLVSVTERTREIGIRKALGARYRNILLQFLVEAVGIGVVGGIAGIVLGVGASFAISAVAGWKPVISTAAIVVSFGFSVLIGLFFGLYPARKAALLDPIQALRYE from the coding sequence ATGCTGAGGGAAAGCGTCGCCATCGCCTGGAACGCGCTGGTGGCCAATAAGCTGCGTTCCATCCTCACGATGCTCGGCATCATCATCGGCGTAGGCGCCGTGATCGCCATGATCTCCATCGGCCTCGGCGTGCGCGACAAGGTGCAGGACTCGATCGCCAGCCTGGGCAGCAACCTGATAATCGTTACCCCCGGCGCGTCGTCGGCCGGCGGGTCGCGGCAGGCGGCCGGGTCGGGCATCACCCTCACCTACAAGGATGCCCAGGCTATCGCCCGCAGCGTCGGCGGCGTCAATTACGTCGCCCCCAGCGTCAGCCGCGGCTACCAGTTGGTGGCCGGCAACCAGAACTGGACGACGTCGGTCACCGGCACGACTCCCGAGTATCTGCCGGTACGCAACCAGGAGGTGGCGAGCGGGTCGTTCTTCACCGGCCGCGATCTCGACACCAGGAGCCGCGTGGCAGTCATCGGCCAGACGGTGGCGACCAATCTGTTCGGCGATATCAACCCGGTCGGCCAGACGGTCAGGATAAACAAGTCGCCGTTCACCGTCATCGGCGTGCTGGCCAGCAAGGGGCAGTCGATGGGCGGCGGCGACCAGGACGACACCGTCCTCATCCCGCTGACGACAGCCCAGGAGCGGCTGCTGGGCGTGACTTACATCCAGGCGGTCAGCATCCAGGCCGCCAGCCCCGAGGTGATCGACCAGGTGCAGGCCGACATCGCCGCGCTGCTGAGGACCCGCCACGGGCTGCAGCCCGACGAAGGCGACGATTTCACCGTCCGCAACCTGGTGAGCGTGATGGAGACGGCCAGCGAGACGACCGGCACCATTACCCTGCTGCTCGGCAACATCGCCGCCATCTCGCTGTTGGTCGGCGGCATCGGCATCATGAACATCATGCTGGTGTCGGTGACGGAGCGGACGCGGGAGATCGGCATCCGCAAGGCTCTGGGAGCGAGGTACCGCAATATCCTCCTTCAGTTCCTGGTGGAGGCGGTCGGTATCGGCGTGGTCGGCGGCATCGCCGGCATCGTCCTCGGCGTCGGCGCGTCGTTCGCCATCTCGGCTGTGGCCGGCTGGAAGCCGGTCATATCGACGGCGGCGATCGTCGTCTCGTTCGGGTTTTCGGTGCTGATCGGCCTGTTTTTCGGGCTGTACCCGGCCCGCAAGGCCGCCTTGCTCGACCCCATCCAGGCGCTGAGGTACGAATAG
- a CDS encoding (Fe-S)-binding protein → MTTNNTRDLLKEVKDIVTQCDRCGTCLTVCPLFDVKDIEASSARGKNNIARAVAEGGFPADAGVLEATNFCLLCRTCIDNCPSKVKTDEAMIALRQYIADRAGGPGVKYSALGVMMKKRNLVKLSAGALKVVRKLGLGGLVPFGMAPTPFTREQYLSRFAGPAALAGEAPVTRATVGGDAKVAYFQGCGMRMMFPEAVADTLAVLGAVTAPRQVDNVCCGLPHLAHGLREDFLALAKENISLFADADVVVSDCASCAGTLKHIGAYFAGDDAWREKAEAFSAKIMSLSEYLVKAGYKPRQRSAAKMTFHEPCHLGRGQGIKKEPRQLLSAAGEYVEMAGADTCCGGAGSFHTDYPEVAAAILEKKRVNIEKTGADIVVSECPVCLAQLNKAAQKSGGRFKVMHISQVL, encoded by the coding sequence ATGACAACGAACAACACCCGCGACCTGTTGAAGGAAGTCAAGGATATCGTCACCCAGTGCGACCGCTGCGGCACCTGCCTGACGGTCTGCCCGCTGTTCGACGTCAAGGATATCGAGGCCTCGAGCGCCCGCGGCAAGAACAACATCGCCCGCGCGGTGGCCGAAGGCGGTTTCCCGGCGGACGCCGGCGTCCTTGAGGCGACCAACTTCTGCCTGCTGTGCCGGACCTGTATCGACAACTGCCCCAGCAAGGTCAAGACCGACGAAGCGATGATCGCCCTCCGCCAGTACATCGCCGACCGGGCCGGCGGCCCGGGCGTCAAGTACAGCGCCCTCGGCGTCATGATGAAAAAACGCAACCTTGTCAAGCTTTCAGCCGGCGCGCTCAAGGTAGTGCGCAAGCTTGGCCTCGGCGGCCTCGTGCCGTTCGGCATGGCGCCGACCCCGTTCACCCGCGAGCAGTACCTGTCCCGGTTCGCCGGCCCCGCGGCGCTGGCCGGCGAGGCGCCCGTCACCCGTGCGACTGTCGGCGGGGACGCCAAAGTCGCTTACTTCCAGGGCTGCGGCATGAGGATGATGTTCCCCGAAGCGGTTGCCGACACCCTCGCCGTCCTCGGCGCCGTCACCGCGCCGCGGCAGGTCGACAACGTCTGCTGCGGCCTGCCGCACCTGGCCCACGGTCTGCGGGAAGATTTCCTCGCCCTGGCCAAAGAGAACATCAGCCTGTTCGCCGACGCCGATGTGGTCGTCAGCGACTGCGCCAGCTGCGCCGGCACCCTCAAACACATCGGCGCCTACTTCGCCGGCGACGACGCGTGGCGGGAAAAGGCCGAAGCCTTCAGCGCCAAGATAATGAGCCTGTCGGAATACCTGGTCAAAGCCGGCTACAAGCCGCGCCAGCGCTCCGCCGCCAAAATGACCTTCCACGAGCCGTGCCACCTCGGCCGCGGCCAGGGCATCAAAAAAGAGCCCCGCCAGCTTCTGAGCGCGGCAGGGGAATACGTCGAAATGGCCGGGGCCGACACCTGCTGCGGCGGGGCCGGGTCGTTCCACACCGACTACCCCGAAGTCGCCGCCGCCATCCTTGAAAAGAAACGGGTCAACATCGAAAAAACCGGCGCCGACATCGTCGTGTCCGAATGCCCGGTCTGCCTCGCGCAGTTGAATAAAGCCGCTCAGAAGAGCGGCGGCCGTTTCAAGGTTATGCATATCAGTCAGGTTCTGTAA
- a CDS encoding MarR family transcriptional regulator, with translation MDRTDTAEQLFDLIFLLRKRLVRHAAQHSKPEFSPMQMHVLFTLCERGCFTMSELAGEVLIAKQQLTPLVDRLVSAGLVLREPDQEDRRVVKIRLSPAGRDFLAAKRREAIGLFETRIACLDERDLERLSDALGPLQEVIRKLP, from the coding sequence ATGGACCGGACGGATACCGCCGAGCAGCTTTTCGACCTGATTTTCCTCCTCCGCAAACGGCTGGTTCGCCATGCCGCCCAGCATTCCAAGCCGGAATTCAGCCCGATGCAGATGCATGTGCTGTTCACGCTGTGCGAGCGGGGATGCTTCACGATGAGCGAGCTGGCCGGCGAGGTGCTGATCGCCAAGCAGCAGCTCACGCCGCTCGTCGACCGGCTGGTGTCGGCCGGGCTGGTGCTCAGGGAACCCGATCAGGAGGACCGCCGGGTGGTGAAGATCCGTCTTTCGCCGGCGGGACGCGATTTTCTCGCCGCCAAAAGGCGGGAGGCTATCGGACTTTTCGAAACGCGGATCGCCTGCCTCGACGAGCGCGACCTGGAGCGGCTGAGCGACGCGCTCGGCCCGCTCCAGGAGGTCATCCGTAAACTGCCCTGA